DNA from Bradyrhizobium japonicum USDA 6:
GACGTCGATGCCCTGCGGCACCGCCTTCATGAACTCGGCGGTGGCCTTCTCGACCTCCTTGCCGAGATCGAGGATGTTGGCGCCCTTGGCGGTGACGACACCGATGCCGATCGCGGCCTTGCCTTCCTGGCGCACGACGAAGCTCGGCGGGTCGACATAGCCGTGGGTGACGGTGGCGATATCGCCCAAGCGGAACACGCGGCCGTTGCTCTCGACCGGCGTCTCGGCGACGGCCTTGGCGCCATCGAGCGCGCCGGTGACGCGCAGCGGCACGCGCTGCGACGAGGTCTCGACCGTGCCGGCCGGGGTCACGTTGTTCTGCTTGGCGAGCGAATCGAACAGCGCCTGCGGCGTGATGCCGAGAGTGGCGAGCTTGGCGTGCGAGAATTCGACGAAGATGCGCTCGTCCTGGTTGCCGTAGACGTCGACCTTGGTCACGCCCGGCACCTTCAACAGGCGCTGGCGGAAGCCTTCCGAGACCTTCTTGAGCTGGGCATAGTCGGCGCCGTCGCCGGTCATCATGTAGAGGATGGAATCGACGTCGGAGAACTCGTCGTTGACGACGGGTCCCAGAATGCCCGAAGGCAACTGGCCCTGCACGTCGGCGAGCTTCTTGCGCAGCAGATAAAACAGATACGGCACGTCCTTCGGCGGCGTGGAATCGCGGAAGGTCACCTGGAGCGCGGTGAAGGCCGGCTTGGAATAGGTCTGCACCTTCTCGAAATAAGGCAGTTCCTGGATCTTCTTCTCGATGGGATCGGCGACCTGCGTCTGCATCTCCTGCGCCGTCGCGCCCGGCCAGATCACGGAGACGTTGACCACCTTCACCGTAAAGAACGGATCCTCGGCCCGCCCGAGCTTCTGATAGGAGAAGAAGCCGGCGACGCCGAGTATGATCATCAGGAACAGGACCAGCGTCGGATGGCTGACGGCCCAGGCCGAAAGGTTGAAGCGCTTCATCGCACTCTCCAAAGATGATCCAATTGCAAAAAACCACAGCCGCTCTGTTCAAACCGTCGTCGCGAGGCAGCGAAGCAATCCAGGGGGCTGGGCAGGTTCTGGATCGCTTCGCCGCTTCAGCCCCAGCATTTGCGCTTGGGCCGAAAACTCACCTCACACGACGTGACTCTTATTCTTTGCGCATGATCTTCTCGGAAAACCGCTGCTCACTTTTCCGGATCATGCGCTAAACTCTAGAAAGACAGCGACGAGACGATCCGCACCCGCTGGCTCGGATCGAGCTTCTGCACGCCGAGGGCCACGATCTTGGCGCCCTCTTCGACACCACTGGTGATGATGACGTCGTTGCTCTCGTAGGACTTCACCACGACCGGCTTGAGCGTGACGGCGCCATTGTCGTCGACGACGTAGAAGGAGGGCTTGCCGCCTTCGTTGAACAGCGCCGACAGCGGCAGCCGTGCGACGCGCTCGGTCGCGGCATCCGACAGCGTCAGCGTCGCGGTCATGCCGAGCGAAACCTTGTCGTCGGCCTCGGGCAGCGAGAACTTTGCAAGATAGGTGCGTGTGGCCGGATCGGCCGCCGGCGCGATCTCGCGCAGCTTGGCCGCATACTTCTTGTCCGGCTCCGACCAAAGAGTGACGCTGGCGGCGCCCGACTTGGCACGTCCAACCAGCGTCTCAGGGATCGCGACGACCGCTTCCTTCTCGGCAAAGCGGGCGACGCGGATCGAAGCCTGGCCCGCGGCGACCACCTGGCCGGGCTCGATCAGCGTTGCGGTGACGACGCCACGGGCGTCGGCGTTGAGCGTCGCGTAGGAAAGGGAATTCTTGGTCAGCTCGACCGAGCGCTCGGCCCGGTTCAGGCGGGCGCGGGCCTCGTCGGCGGCGGCACGGCTCGAATCCATCTGGGCATCGGTGGTCCAGCCCTTGGCCTTCAGATCCTTGGCGCGCTGCTCGGCGGCGGCGGCCTGGGCCAGCACGCCGGTCGCGGCGGTCTGCTCGGCGACGGACTGCTCGGCCTGGAGCTTCAGATCGACCTCGTCGAGGGTCGCGAGCGGCTGCCCGACTTCGACGGTCTGGCCGACCTCGACAAGGCGCTTGGCAACCTTGCCGGCCACGCGGAAACCGAGATCGCTCTCGATCCGGGGCCTGACGGTGCCGACGAAGCTGCGCTCTGGAGTCTCGGCATCATAATGGGCGGTCGCGACCAGAACCGGCCGCGGCGGCTCGGCCTTTTCAGCGACGGTGTCATTGCACCCGGCCAGCGCCGCGGCCATAAGGGCCAGCGAGACACCCGCCAAGAGCTTGGAATAGCTGGACAAAACTGACCGAACGAACATCGGAGGACACTCCCGCGACTGCAATGAGAGGAATGTCGACTAATCACTGATAAAAGTCAATAATCGTCAGTCATCAGGAAAGCGTGATCGTTAAGGAGTGGTAAGGATTGCTGCCCATGTGCCGCTGGTAACTAGGGACATTTCTTGATAGGGTTACATGTAACCGGAGAGCACATATGAGCCCTTCAAAGCCCAAGCCGTCTCGTCTGAAGGTGCAGGCCCACCGTGATCGATTGCGCGCACAAGGCCTGCGGCCGATTCAGATTTGGGTGCCGGATATTCGCTCTCCGTCCTTTCGATCGGAAGCCCATCGCCAATCGCTTGCGGTCGCGACCAGTGTACATGCATCCGAAGACCAGGGCTTCATCGACGCCGTATCCGATTGGACGGATGAATGAAGCGAGGTGAGATCTGGACGGTGGCAGGCGGCAAGGACTATGCGGGCAAGCCGCGCCCCGTCGTCATCGTGCAGGACGACAGCTTCGACGCCACGAACTCGATCACTGTCTGCGCTTTCACAACCGACGAAACCGAGGCGCCGCTTTTCCGGCTCAAGGTCGAGCCAAACGACAACAACGGCCTTCGAGTGCCGTCCCGGCTGATGGTCGATAAGATTACCACGGTGCCGAAAGCCAAGGTGGGAACGCTAGTCGGTCGCCTAGACGATGACGACCTCTTGCGTCTCAACCGCGCTGTGCTGGTGTTCCTTGGACTGGCTGGTTCGCAGAGAAGCGCCAGCGCAGATTAGCCCCTAGCCCGGATGGAACGCAGCGCTATCCGGGTCTTTGGGCCGCTGCATAGCGTCGGTCCAACCTACCGCCCCTGCCCGGCGAACTCGTGCTTGCTCTCGTGGCCGCCGACAAACACAAGGATGCCGGCGATCAGAGGCAGCACGGCCAGCACCAGCAAACCGGTCGAGGTCTGGCCGGTGGCTTCCTTGACCCAGCCGATCAGGTAGGGACCGCCGAAGCCGGCGAGGTTGCCGATCGAGTTGATCAGCGCGATGGCGCCGGCCGCGGCCGTGCCGGAGAGCCAGGCGGTCGGCAGCGTCCAGAACACGCCGAAGCAGCAGAACACGCCGATCGCCGCGACGGTCAGCACCACCATCGTCATGGTGGGATCGGTGAGATAGGAGGAGACGCCAAGCGCGACGGCGGTGAGCAGCAATGGCGCGCCGACATGCATCACGCGCTCGCGCGTCGCATCGGAATGCCGCGCCCACAGGATCATGGCGACGGTGCCGAACAGATACGGGATCGCGGTGACGAAGCCGGTCTGCGCGTTGGTGAGGCCGAACGCCTTGACGATCTGCGGCAGCCAGAACTGCATGCCGTAGAGCGCACCGACGAAGCCGAAATAGACCAGGCTCAGCGTGATCACCTTCGGCGACGACAGCGCCTCGCCGAGCGACAGATGCTTCACCGCCTGCTTGGCCGCGATTTCCGAATCGAGCCTGGACTTGAGCCAGGCCTTCTGATCGGCCGAGAGCCAGTCCGCCTTCGCCGGCTTGTCGGTGAGATAGAACCAGGTGACGATGCCGAGCAGCACCGAGGGGATGCCCTCGATGATGAACAGCCACTGCCAGCCCTTCAGCCCCATCGCGCCGTCGAGCCCGAGCAGCAGGCCCGTGATCGGCGCGCCGATCACGGTGGAGACCGGGACGGCGATGGCGAAGGCGGCGAGGAAGCGGGCGCGATACTCGGCCGGGTACCAGTAGGTGAGATAGAGGATGATGCCGGGGAAGAAGCCGGCCTCGGCGACGCCGAGCAGGAAGCGCAGCACGTAGAAGCTCGTCACGCCGCTGACCAGCGCCATCAGCGCCGAGATGATGCCCCAGGTCACCATGATGCGGGCGATCCAGCGGCTCGCGCCGAACTTTTCCAGCGCCAGATTGCTCGGCACCTCGAAGATGAAATAGCCGATGAAGAAGATGCCGGCGCCCCAGGAGAAGATCAGCGGCGTGAACTTCAGCTCCGCGTTCATGGTCAGCGCAGCGAAGCCAAGATTGACTCGGTCGAGATAGGAGAAGAAGTAGGCCAGCACCAGGAATGGAATCAGGCGCCAGGAGATGGCGCGGATCGTCGAGGTCTCGATTTCCGACTTGGCTGAGCCGGCGGAACCGGCATAGGTCGTGGTCTGGCTCATGGCTTTCCCCCGGGGTTGTTGCTTTTATGGGCTGATGGCGGTTTTGAGCATCGCGGGCAAAGAGTCAATGGAGCGAGCAATGCACGGGGCGCAACCGGTCAACACCGTTGCGCCGCGACGGCGATCGCTGATCCGCGCCGCCCTCGCGCTGGTCGTGATCGCCTGCGGGCTGTCCTTGCGCTGGTACGGCTTTCCACTCGGGCTTCCCGCCTTCGTCGTGAAGTATGGCGGCTCGCTGCTGTGGGCGACGATGGTGTTTCTGCTGGTCGGGGCTTTGCTGCCGGGGATGTCGCGGAGCCGACTTGCAGCCATCGCCGCGGCGATCGCGATCGCCGTCGAGTTCTCCCGGCTGGTGCATGCGCCCTGGCTCGATGCGTTCCGGCTTACCACCGCGGGCGCGCTGCTGTTAGGACGGATCTTCTCGCTGTGGAATCTGGTGGCGTATGGGGTGGGGATTGCGTTCGGCGTTTGGATTGATGGTCTTATAGGGTGGGCAAAGGCGCGTTAGCGCCGTGGCGAGCAGCCGTCACTCCGCCAGTTGAAACCGTTCGAAGCGGTCAAGCTCATCCTCGATCACGCGCTTCAGCTCCTTGCGCCCCGCCGTCTTCTTCCCCTGCCCGACCCAGGTCCATTTCTGCATCAAGAGTTTCTTGGCCTGCCTATCGGTCTTGAGGTCAAGCGCCGCGACGATCTCGTCGCCCACCAGCACGGGCAACGCGAAATAGCCGAGTTTGCGCTTGGCCTTCGGCACATAGGCTTCGAACAGATGGTTGTAGCCGAAGAACAGATTGGTGCGCTTGCGCTGGATGATCAGGGGATCGAACGGCGAGAGGATGTGAACCAGATCGGGCGAGGCGCCCTCACCCGGCTCCAGTGCCGCGGGCGCGGCCCAATGCTCCTGCTTGCCCGCGCCCTCGATCGCAACGGGCACGAGCTCACCGCGGCGGACGCGTGAGGCGACCAGCCGAGCGATCGCCTTCTTGCTCGGCGCATCGAGGTGGCAGATCGAATCCAGACTGACCACGCCCTGCGACCGCAGCGCGCGCTCGAGCAGATAGGCCGTGATGTCTCTCGGCGACGCCGGCTTCGGCAGCTTGTCCCAGCCGAAGTGCCGCGTCATCAGCTCATAGGTCTTGAGCATGCCCTGGCGCGCGCTGACGGTCGCGACGCCGGTGTAGAAGGCGAGCTGCAAAGCCCGCTTCGAGGGTTTTCGGCTCTGCCAGAGGTGCTCCTTCTCGGTGAGCACGTCGTCCTCGATGTCGCGGATCGTCAGCGGGCCGGCGCGCAGCAGCCGCATCACCTTGCGCGTATCGGCCGGGGTGACCGAGGTGTACCATTTGTGCCCCTCGCGCCGGTGCTCGCGCATCGCCGGCAGGAAGAAGCGAAAATCGTTCGCCGGCACGTAGGACAGCGCATGGGTCCAGTATTCGAACACGCTCCGGTCGACGCTTTGGGCCTGGCGCAGATCGGCACGCCGGTAGGACGGGATGCGGCTGAACAGGATGTGGTGGTGGCTGCGCTCGATGACGTTGATGGTGTCGATCTGCACATAACCGAGATGGGCGATCGCATCCGCCACGGCGGGTGCCCCCTCCCCGAACGGCGCGCGCTCGTCCAGCCGCTGGGCATGCAGCCAGATCCGCCGGGCCTGTATCGTGGGGATCGGAAAGGGTTTGGGCGCGCGTGACATTGCAGGAGGCAATGTAGCCGGATTCGCGCCGGGAAAAAGAGAGACTGAAGAGAAGAAAAAGCCGCGCTGCCATCTGCTGCCAGCGCGGCCCGGTCACGCCAGATCGGCGCGAGGTTACTTCATCGCCATCGCCTTCTCGGCGTTCATGTAGTGCGTGCAGGCACCGTGCATGTTGCCTTTGCTCATGTCGGAATTGGCCGAGGCCATCGACTTGCGCGCCGCGATCTTGCCCGGCGTGTCTTCACCGCCCAACCCGACAACGAGCTTGGCCATGTTCGCGCTGGTGCATGACATCTTGGCGGCCGACGCGGGAGACAGGGCAAGTGCAGCGAACGCCGCCGCGAGCAACAGGGTCTTCATCAAGTTTCCTCCTCCGGAAAACGAAGCCGGCGTGATGCCGGCCTGCGCGGCATCTATTTTTCCGGGAGAGCGCTTCACAGAGAAGGGATTTCATCGTTCTAGCGTGCGGCCTTTGATCGCTCCCCGACGCTGCCTGTGGCGACATCGGGCTCGCAGGACGCTTTGCCACGCCCCTCCGCCTGGCAGCGATAGACGCTGCCGGTGAGGCGGTCGACCAGCCACATGTTCTCGTCGTTCGGACCGTCGAGGCCGACGTAACGGCTGCTCAGCCCGGTGATCAGCGTAGACAGCAGGATCGCCACCGCGATCATCGCCGCACCGACATAGATGGGCATTGAGCTCAGAAAGACTGTCCGATCCGGCGGGCCGCCACGATAGAACTGGTAATCACTCGGCCTGGGCACTGGACTGAACTCGGCTCCCTTCCTCGGCGGTCATTGGACGCGGAGTCCTGCTAGGCGCCCAACTGGCCGAATTCTTGTTCGCACGCGGGCCATCACG
Protein-coding regions in this window:
- a CDS encoding efflux RND transporter periplasmic adaptor subunit, translating into MFVRSVLSSYSKLLAGVSLALMAAALAGCNDTVAEKAEPPRPVLVATAHYDAETPERSFVGTVRPRIESDLGFRVAGKVAKRLVEVGQTVEVGQPLATLDEVDLKLQAEQSVAEQTAATGVLAQAAAAEQRAKDLKAKGWTTDAQMDSSRAAADEARARLNRAERSVELTKNSLSYATLNADARGVVTATLIEPGQVVAAGQASIRVARFAEKEAVVAIPETLVGRAKSGAASVTLWSEPDKKYAAKLREIAPAADPATRTYLAKFSLPEADDKVSLGMTATLTLSDAATERVARLPLSALFNEGGKPSFYVVDDNGAVTLKPVVVKSYESNDVIITSGVEEGAKIVALGVQKLDPSQRVRIVSSLSF
- a CDS encoding antitoxin MazE family protein, translated to MSPSKPKPSRLKVQAHRDRLRAQGLRPIQIWVPDIRSPSFRSEAHRQSLAVATSVHASEDQGFIDAVSDWTDE
- a CDS encoding type II toxin-antitoxin system PemK/MazF family toxin; the protein is MKRGEIWTVAGGKDYAGKPRPVVIVQDDSFDATNSITVCAFTTDETEAPLFRLKVEPNDNNGLRVPSRLMVDKITTVPKAKVGTLVGRLDDDDLLRLNRAVLVFLGLAGSQRSASAD
- a CDS encoding MFS transporter, with protein sequence MSQTTTYAGSAGSAKSEIETSTIRAISWRLIPFLVLAYFFSYLDRVNLGFAALTMNAELKFTPLIFSWGAGIFFIGYFIFEVPSNLALEKFGASRWIARIMVTWGIISALMALVSGVTSFYVLRFLLGVAEAGFFPGIILYLTYWYPAEYRARFLAAFAIAVPVSTVIGAPITGLLLGLDGAMGLKGWQWLFIIEGIPSVLLGIVTWFYLTDKPAKADWLSADQKAWLKSRLDSEIAAKQAVKHLSLGEALSSPKVITLSLVYFGFVGALYGMQFWLPQIVKAFGLTNAQTGFVTAIPYLFGTVAMILWARHSDATRERVMHVGAPLLLTAVALGVSSYLTDPTMTMVVLTVAAIGVFCCFGVFWTLPTAWLSGTAAAGAIALINSIGNLAGFGGPYLIGWVKEATGQTSTGLLVLAVLPLIAGILVFVGGHESKHEFAGQGR
- a CDS encoding DUF2809 domain-containing protein — encoded protein: MHGAQPVNTVAPRRRSLIRAALALVVIACGLSLRWYGFPLGLPAFVVKYGGSLLWATMVFLLVGALLPGMSRSRLAAIAAAIAIAVEFSRLVHAPWLDAFRLTTAGALLLGRIFSLWNLVAYGVGIAFGVWIDGLIGWAKAR
- a CDS encoding winged helix-turn-helix domain-containing protein, whose protein sequence is MSRAPKPFPIPTIQARRIWLHAQRLDERAPFGEGAPAVADAIAHLGYVQIDTINVIERSHHHILFSRIPSYRRADLRQAQSVDRSVFEYWTHALSYVPANDFRFFLPAMREHRREGHKWYTSVTPADTRKVMRLLRAGPLTIRDIEDDVLTEKEHLWQSRKPSKRALQLAFYTGVATVSARQGMLKTYELMTRHFGWDKLPKPASPRDITAYLLERALRSQGVVSLDSICHLDAPSKKAIARLVASRVRRGELVPVAIEGAGKQEHWAAPAALEPGEGASPDLVHILSPFDPLIIQRKRTNLFFGYNHLFEAYVPKAKRKLGYFALPVLVGDEIVAALDLKTDRQAKKLLMQKWTWVGQGKKTAGRKELKRVIEDELDRFERFQLAE